The nucleotide window ACTTGTGTGCGTGCTCGTCCAGCCAGGCGAACCCGGCGCTGTCGCGGGTGAGCGTGCGGCCGCCGGACGTGATGTCGATGGCCAGGCCCAGCTCGTGCAGCGACCGGCCGGGAATCGCCGTCGGCACCCGGCACGACGAGGCCGGCGCGGTCCAGATGTCCGGGCAGCCGTTGATCTTCCGCAGTTCGATCTGCCGCTTCTTGGTCCGGAACCCGCCGCCGGACAGCACGACGCCGTCGGCCTTCGCGTCGCTGAGCATCCGGCGGAACGCGAACGCGACGCTCCTGTGCACCCGGATGCCGTTGACGGTGGTGGTGTCGGCGACGGCGAACTTGCCCCGGACGGCGGTGACCACGTCCCGGCTGGTCGCGGCGGCGTCGGCGCGCAGTTCGGCCGACTTGTCGAGCGCCTTGAGTCTGCGCTGGTTCGTCTGGACCGCCTTCTTGGAGGTCTCCAACGCGGTGATCGACTTGTCCAGCTCGACGGTGGCGGTCCGGGCGGTGGCCTGCGCCGTCTTCAACGCCGCGGCGGCGGTGGCCGCCTCCTTGCGGCGGGCGGACGCCGTCTCGGCCGCGGCGGTGACGGCGTTCCTGGCCGCGGTGACCGCTGCGGCGTTCTTCGGCCGTAGCTGCGTCGCCACGGTCAGCCGGTTCCTCGCGCTGGCCAGTTCCTCCCGGGCGAGCGCGTACCGGGTACGGGGGCCCGCGTCGGCGGTGACGGCCTTCGTCACGGCCGTCTGCGCGGCCTCGTGCTCGGCCTCGCGCACGGGTACCCGTTCGGCCCGCTTCGCCATGGTGATCCGCTGGGAGGCGAGCTTCTTGCGGAGCGCCACGTATTCCTTGGTCGGGGTGAGGCTGTGGTACATCAGCGACGACCACCGCTTGGCTGCCGTCGGCACCTTGGCCGATGCCGGGCTGGGCGGTCCGGCGACCGTCAGGGCGACGGCCAGCGCCGCGATGATGGCCACGGCGGAATACCGCCGTGATCGGGCTTGCGGTCGGGTCGTCATCGCTGTGCGCTCCTCGGCCTGGACGTCGGCGCGGGGCGGCGGCACATCACCGGACGGTCACATGCCGAAGCGGTCCGCCCGGCGGCGGAAGCCGTACCGGGCGGACCGTAGAGCCCCAGGTCGTCCAGCCGAGTCTCGCGACCGGCGGGTGCAGCACCGGCCCGCCTGGGTAGCGGGCCGGTTGCCGGATGCTACTTACTTACCGGCCTTGAGCAGGATCTTGCCGTCGGCGCGGGCGCAGGTGCCCCAGCCGTTCGAGGTGCTCATCTTCAGCACGTACGCGCGCTTCGGGTCGAGGTCCTTGACGGTGATGTCGCGCAGCTTGGTGGCGGGGTTGTACGTCGGGAGCAGGCTCTGGTTGATCACCTGGTTGCCGACCATCTTGACGAGGGTGGGCTTGAACTGCACGCTCACGGGCCAGTGCGCGGGGTCCGGCCGGCGCGGTCCGGTCTTGGCGTCGCCCACGTAGCCCGGCCACTGCGGGTAGTCGTACGAGAAGACCGCGGTCTTGCCGTCGGGGAGGCGCTTCGCCCTCGCCTTGACGATCACCGTGGGCATCAGGGTGCCGATCCAGTAGCTCTGGTGCGCGCCGACGCCGTTCGCGTTCTCCGGGTACACGTTGATGCGGAAGGACGAGCACTTGTCGACGGTGGGGACCGTGAGGCTCAGCTTCCCGGTGCCGGCCCCGCCCGGCACGACGTACTCGCCGCTCTTCTTCGACCCCTCGAGCACGACGACGCGGTACTGGGTGGCGTCCACCTGAGCAGTCCACTTCACCGTGGTCGTCTGGCCCTGCGAGCCGCCGCGGCTGGCCTCGATACCCATCAGGTGACCCGGCGGGTAGGAGGGAGCGGCGGAAGCGGACTGCGGGGCGACCACGACGGTGCCGGCCACGGCCACACCGAGCACGGCCACGAGGCGCGACATCTTCATGAACTTCTCCTTTGTTTCTTCCTGCTGACACATAGCCAATCGGGCCGGTCTCTCAACCCGCGCTCAAGCGCGGCTCTGGGCTTCCTTCAAGATCCCGGCACAACGAGAAACGGCCCGGCGGATGCCGGGCCGTTTCTCTGGGGGGTATCTCAGGCGGGTACGGGGTTGATCAGGATCTTGCCGTCGGCGCGGGAGCAGCCGCCCCACGCGTTGGACGTGGTCACCCGCAGCACGTAGGCGCGCTTGGTGTCCAGCGAGGTGTAGGTCTTGGAGACCTTGGCGGTGGTCCACCCCGTCTGCGTCGTGGTGACGGTGTTGATCACCTTGTTGTCGATGAGCCGGACCAGCTGGAGCGTGGTGCTGACGGCGATCGTCGGCTTCTTCAGGTTGTCGCCCTTGGCGCCGCCGCCGGGAGCGACGAGGTAGCCCTTCCACTGCGGGGAGGCCATCTCGAACGTCGCCTTGGTCCGGTCCGCGCTGCGGTATCCGCGGGCCTTGGTGACGATCGTCGGAACCAGCGACTTCTCGGTGACGCCGGCCGCGGCGCCCTGGCCGATGGCGTCCTCCGCCCGAACGGTGATCTTGTAGGTGGAGCACTTGTTCGGCGTCGAGACGCTCACGTGGTACAGGCCGTTGGTGAGCGCCTGGGTCGCCGGCACCACCTGGTTGGAGACCGTGGTGACGCCGTCGGTGACCTTGACCCGGTACTTGGTGGCGTAGGTCGCCGGCTTCCAGTACACGTCGGTCTGGGTGGCGTCGGTGGCCGAGCGCAGCTGCTGGAGGCCCATCGGGGCGTTGGGCACCTCGTCGACGGGCGCCTGTGCCGCGGCGGCCGACGCCGCCTGCGGAGCGACCAGCAGGGTGCCGGCGATGGCCGCACCCAGGATGGCGATCAGGCGGGATGACTTCATAATGTTTGGTTCCCTTTCACGTCCCCGACTTCCTTGACGTGGCCAACAATGCCCGGCCAAGGTCAAGCACACCTCAACCGGCGCTCTGTGTTTGCCACGATCAAAGAGCGGCCCACGCCGGCCGGTGACGTGCGGTCAGTCGCCGCTCAGGTCGCGGCGGATCGCGAAGATCGCGCCGACGATCGTCGCCAGGGTCCAGCACAGCAGGATCAGCAGCTTGCGGACGTCGCCCGTCGCCGCGTCCAGGTACGCCGAGAACGGCAGCGGCTCCTGCATCTTGCCGTACATGGCCTCCACGAAGAGGACCCAGGCCGCGAAGCCGATGAACAGGAACGTGGCGCTGCGCACGATCGCCGCGGCGGCGGCGCCGAGCACCGCCATCAGCGGGGCGACCAGCAGGGTGATCAGGTACCGCTCCCGGTCGCCCTGCACGAGCACGATGACGCCGCTCACGGCGGCGAAGCCGAGGCTCACGATCACCGCGGTGACGAGCTGCCCGAGCAGCACCAGGATCCGCCGCGGCCGGGCCAGGTATTGCAGCACGGCCGTCCGGTGCTGATAGTGCTGGGAGACGCCGGTCACCCCGAACCCGAACGCGCCGACCCCGGCCAGCAGCGCCCACATGTCGGTGCCGATCATGCTCAGGACGATGCCGAAGGCGCCGAAGACCGCCAACGACAACGCGCTGGACCGGACGGTCGACAGGCGGTACAGCTCGCTGCGCACCACGGCGATCATCGGACCTCCTCCTCGGCTGCCGCGGGCGCCGCGGCGCTCACCAGGTCGAGGAAGATCTGTTCGAGGTTCGGGGAGTCCGTGGCCAGCTCGTAGATCGGCACCTGGGCCTCGAAGGCGATCTCGCCAGCGTCCTCCGGCGTCAGGCCGGTCACCGCGAGGACATCCCCGTCCGTGCCGACCTGGGCCCCGGCCTGCTCGAACGCGCGCGACAGGAGCTGCGGATCGCGGCCGCGGATCCGCAGCCGCGACGACGCCGAGCCGTACAGCTCGTCCAGCGGCGCCGCGTACCGCACGGTTCCGTGCGAGATGATGACGACATCGTCGATGAGCTGGGCGAGCTCCGCCAGGAGATGGCTGGAGATCAGCACCGTGCCGCCGCTGCGGGCATGATCGCGCAGCAGCTCCCGGAGCCAGGCGATGCCCTCGGGGTCCAGCCCGTTCGCCGGCTCGTCGAGGACCAGCACCGGCGGGTCACCCAGCAGCGCGGTCGCCACCGCCAGCCGCTGCCGCATGCCGAGCGAGTAGTCGCCGCAGCGCTGCTCGGCGGCGGCCTCGAGCCCCACCTGCTCCAGCAGCGGGTCGACCCGGGACACCTCGGCGCCGGTGAGCAGCGCCTGGGTCATCAGGTGCGCCCGCCCGCTCTGCCCCGGATGGCTGATGCCCTGCTCCAGCACGGCGCCGACCTGCCGGGCCGGGTGGTTCAGCTCCCGGTACCGCACCTTGTTGATCAGCGCCGTGCCGGACGTCGGCCGGGTCAGGCCGAGCAGCATCCGCAGCGTGGTGGTCTTGCCCGAGCCGTTGAGCCCGAGAAATCCGGTCACGCGCCCGGGGACGGCGGAGAACGTCACGTCGTCGACGGCGCGGACCCGCCCGTAGGACTTGGTCAGTTCGATCAATTCGATCATCGCGCGCCATCTTGGCACGCGATGTCACGCCTGCTCAGTGTGCGAGGTTCAGCGGGACCACGAAGCCGGTGGAGTTGACGTTGCCGCCGACCGCGTACACGTCGCGGCCGTCCGGGCTCGTCGCGACGGAGTTGGACCGGGACAATCCCAGACCGGCGGCGCAGCTGCCGGTGCCGCTCACCCTGAGGCATCCGGCGTTCCCGGTCAGCTGGGTGAGCACTCCGGTGGTGTTGTCGTGCCGGAACGCCAGCACCGCGTTGTACGCGGAGGCGGCGACGAACGCGAACAGCCCGTCCGGGCTGAATGCCATGGCCGACGGCCCGTCGAGCCCGTTGGCGGCGGTGCAGCCGGTGATCACGGTGACCCGGTAGAGGCACGCGTTCGGAGCGGCGACCTGGGTGAGCACGCCGGTGCCGGTGTTGCGGGTGAACGCGGCGAGGTTGTCACCGGAGACCGCCATCGCGTACGCGGTGCGGCCGTCGGGCGCGATCGCCACGTTCTTCACGCCCGTGAGGCCCTTGACGGCCGTGCAGCCGGTGATGGCGGTGGAGCCGCTGTTGTACACGCAGGCGTTCGGCGCCGCCGGCTGGGTGAGCACACCGGTGCCGGCGTCGCGCTGGAACACCGCGACGGCGTTGCTGCCCGACGACGCCACGTAGAGGCTGCCGCCGTCGGGCGACAGGTGCAGATAGGCGGCCCCGTTGAGGCCCTTGCCGGTCGCGCAGCCGCCGACCGCGGAGTTGGTGACGCAGCCGGCGGTGCCGGCGAGCTGGGTCAGCGCGCCGGTGCCGGAGTCGCGGGCGAAGACCGTCACCGAGTCGGACACGCTGGAGGCGACGTAGACGAACGCGCCGTCGGGGCTGACGGCGACGCCGCCGGCGCCGTCGAGGACGCGGCCCGAGGCGCAGCCGGTGACGGCGGTCGCGGCGCTGTGGTAGAGGCACCTGTTGGGTGCGGCCAGCGCGCTCAGCACGCCGGTGCCCGGGTCGCGGCTGAGCGCCGTGATCGTCGAGCTGGTGGCGCCGGCGGCGTATACGTGCCGGCCGTCCGGGCTGATGGCGACGTCCTGCACGCCGTTGAGGGCGCCGGGCACCGCGGTGCAGCCGGCGAGGGTGCCGTTGCTGAGGCACCCGATCTGGGTGAGCGCCCCGGTCACGGCGTCGCGGGAGAACTCCGCCACGCCGCTTCGGATGCTGTCCGGGCTGTAGCTGGTGGCGACGTAGACGTGCTTGCCGTCCGGGCTGACCACCGCGCTGCGGCCCGCCGCGATGGCGGTGGCCGCGGTGCAGCCGCCCGAGCCGTCGTAGCTGAAGCACGGCGCCGTCTGGGTCAGGCCGAAGGTGGCGCGCGCCGTGAACGAGGAGGCGGGGTTCGAGGTGCTGGCCGAGAAGGCGGCCATGCTGGTGGGCAGCAGGCCGAGGCCGACCAGGCCGAGGACCGCAAGCAGCGCCAGCCCGGCGCGCAGGCCGCGCCGCGCCCGCGGTGTGTCGCCAGCCATCAGAGTCCTCCCACCGGGACTACGTCGGCAGGAGGGCGCCGGACTTGAACCTTCCCGCCCAGCGGCGCGGCACGACCGGCAGCCGCAGCGCCAGCGCCAGCAGGGCGAGCACCGCCGCGCTCTGCGCCACGAACATCGCCGGGCTCCCCTCGCGCATCAGCAGCGTCGCCAGGCCGACCCGGGGCACGAGCAGCCGCGCGATCCCGCGCACCTGCTCCGGCGCCGTGTGGAAGGAGTCGTCGCTGCCGTTGGCGTCGCCGCGCGTCATCAGCCGGCCCCGCTCGTCGAACCCGACGACGCGGTGGGTCACCGTCTGGCCGGGGTGCAGCGCGTCCGGCACGGTGACCACCTGGCCCACCGCGGGCCGCCAGTCCGGCGCCGGCGGGGACGAGATCACCACGTCGCCGCGGTGCACCCGCGGGCCCATCGAGCCGCTGACGATCACCGCGGAGCTCCAGCCCCAGGAGAGCGGGAGGACGGACCAGGCGACGACCGCGGCGCCCGCCGCCAGCAGGCCGATCGCGACCAGCCGCGCCAGCGGGAGCGACCAGCGCATCGTCACCACGGCGCGCCCTTGCGCGCCCGGTGGCGCCCCTTGTACCTGCGTCCCGGCGCCTCGGGCCCCGAGTGGTCCCGGTTCGCGGTGTCGGCGGGGACCGTGATGGTCGCCGGCGGGGGTTCGAGAAGTACGGTGTTCATGGTCAGCTCGCCGCCTGCCAGTTGAAGGTCGCGTTCGCGCCGGTGCCCTGCGCGGCGTCCGGCGTGGCGGCGTTCACGGTGTAGTTGAAGCGGTAGGTCCTGGTCTGGGCCGGGCCGGACGGCGCGAACGTGCCGACGCCCGTGGTGAAGTCGGTCTTGCCGGTGCCGAACGCGGCAAGGGTGCCGGTGAAGTCCGTACCCGTCGGCGTGAAGCCGGTGCAGGTGCCGAAGTCGCCGCCGGTGCCCTCCTCGATCACGAGGTCGACGTACGGGGCCAGCGCACCGGACACCGCGCTGCTGTACAGCTTGACGGAGCCCGACAGGCTGCCGTTGTAGGTCAGCTTGATGCACTTGGAGCCGGTCGAGCCGGGCCGCAGGTTGTTCGCGGTGAACATCGCCGTGCTGGTGTCGTCGTCGGCGAGGCCGACCGTGCCGGCGTTCCACGCGTCGGCCGCGTTGCTCGTCGACGCGGTGAAGGCTGCGCTCGACGCCTGCCACATCACGCCGGAGCTGACGGCGATCCCGCCGACAACCGTCGCGGCCGCCGCGACAATGCCCACTGCACCCTGCATCAGAACGTCCTTCCCTAGACCGGAGCCCTGCGTGCCATCCGGTGCTGTCGAGGGAAGAAGTCGGCTGCGCAGGTCAACGCAGCCTCAACCGGGCTTCAAGGAGGCGGCAAGTATCTGGGGGCGGCTCAGCTCAGCTCAGCTCAGCTCAGGTCGTGTGCGCTGTCATAGCCGTAGTCACCGTCGGTATCGGTGACGTGGATGCCCTCCGGCATGCGCACCGGCGGCGGATCCGTGGGCTGCTGGGCGCGGACGTCGGCGTCGTGCGCCTCGTCGTACTCGTAGTCGTCACCATCCGGCTGCGGTACAGCCGTGCCGTCCGCCATGGCGAACCTCCGCGGGACTCGGTCTGCGCGGACGGTGTCCGCGTCCCCTTCATGCTGCCCATCCGCCGCCGCCGGCGCCAGGGATTCCGGGCGGTTCGTCCGCTTAGGGCCTAGGCGCCGATCAGGCCGAGCCGGAACGCGGCGTCGCGGGCGAGCAGGAAGCCGACGATGCCCACGATCCACGCCAGCGCGTTGCTGTTGACCATCCAGTCGCTGATCCGGGTCAGCAGCGGCGTGACCCGGTCCCCCGCGGCCAGCCGCGCCGCGAGCAGCAGCAGCGCGGGGACGATCATCAACAGGCAGTAGCCGGCCATGACCAGCGCGACCCCCGCCGGATCCAGCCCGGAGGTGGTCAGCAGCCCGATCGCGGCGAGGTACGGCAGCATTGTCGTCACCTCGGCGGCGGCCGCCGCCAGCGCCAGGCCGGCGAGGCCCGCGACGCCGCCGCGGTCGGCGAGGGCGCGTTCCCGCCAGCGGATCAGGCGGCCGCCGCCGGAGGACTTCCGCCTGCCGCGGTCCAGCCGGAAGCTCACGAAGAACAGCGCGACGCCGAGGACGAGCTGGGCCCACGCCACCGGGCGGGTGCCGAGGAGGCCGCCGATCCGCGGCAGGAAGGCGCCGGCACCCAGCGCGACGGCGAGCCCGACCGCGAAGTAGAACGCGGCGACCGTACCCAGGAAGATCGAAATACGGCCGGCACGCGCCGGGCCGGGTCGCAGCAGCAGCCAGATCGGGATCAGCAGGGTCCCGAAGCTGGTGGAGTCGATCAGGGCGAGTGCGGCAAGCGAGCCGAGGAGCGCGAGGTCCA belongs to Amorphoplanes digitatis and includes:
- a CDS encoding GAP family protein, producing the protein MDLALLGSLAALALIDSTSFGTLLIPIWLLLRPGPARAGRISIFLGTVAAFYFAVGLAVALGAGAFLPRIGGLLGTRPVAWAQLVLGVALFFVSFRLDRGRRKSSGGGRLIRWRERALADRGGVAGLAGLALAAAAAEVTTMLPYLAAIGLLTTSGLDPAGVALVMAGYCLLMIVPALLLLAARLAAGDRVTPLLTRISDWMVNSNALAWIVGIVGFLLARDAAFRLGLIGA
- a CDS encoding S26 family signal peptidase, with product MVTMRWSLPLARLVAIGLLAAGAAVVAWSVLPLSWGWSSAVIVSGSMGPRVHRGDVVISSPPAPDWRPAVGQVVTVPDALHPGQTVTHRVVGFDERGRLMTRGDANGSDDSFHTAPEQVRGIARLLVPRVGLATLLMREGSPAMFVAQSAAVLALLALALRLPVVPRRWAGRFKSGALLPT
- a CDS encoding M15 family metallopeptidase, whose translation is MAIIAALAVALTVAGPPSPASAKVPTAAKRWSSLMYHSLTPTKEYVALRKKLASQRITMAKRAERVPVREAEHEAAQTAVTKAVTADAGPRTRYALAREELASARNRLTVATQLRPKNAAAVTAARNAVTAAAETASARRKEAATAAAALKTAQATARTATVELDKSITALETSKKAVQTNQRRLKALDKSAELRADAAATSRDVVTAVRGKFAVADTTTVNGIRVHRSVAFAFRRMLSDAKADGVVLSGGGFRTKKRQIELRKINGCPDIWTAPASSCRVPTAIPGRSLHELGLAIDITSGGRTLTRDSAGFAWLDEHAHKYGFVNLPSEAWHWSITGG
- a CDS encoding lactonase family protein, with the translated sequence MAGDTPRARRGLRAGLALLAVLGLVGLGLLPTSMAAFSASTSNPASSFTARATFGLTQTAPCFSYDGSGGCTAATAIAAGRSAVVSPDGKHVYVATSYSPDSIRSGVAEFSRDAVTGALTQIGCLSNGTLAGCTAVPGALNGVQDVAISPDGRHVYAAGATSSTITALSRDPGTGVLSALAAPNRCLYHSAATAVTGCASGRVLDGAGGVAVSPDGAFVYVASSVSDSVTVFARDSGTGALTQLAGTAGCVTNSAVGGCATGKGLNGAAYLHLSPDGGSLYVASSGSNAVAVFQRDAGTGVLTQPAAPNACVYNSGSTAITGCTAVKGLTGVKNVAIAPDGRTAYAMAVSGDNLAAFTRNTGTGVLTQVAAPNACLYRVTVITGCTAANGLDGPSAMAFSPDGLFAFVAASAYNAVLAFRHDNTTGVLTQLTGNAGCLRVSGTGSCAAGLGLSRSNSVATSPDGRDVYAVGGNVNSTGFVVPLNLAH
- a CDS encoding ABC transporter ATP-binding protein, translated to MIELIELTKSYGRVRAVDDVTFSAVPGRVTGFLGLNGSGKTTTLRMLLGLTRPTSGTALINKVRYRELNHPARQVGAVLEQGISHPGQSGRAHLMTQALLTGAEVSRVDPLLEQVGLEAAAEQRCGDYSLGMRQRLAVATALLGDPPVLVLDEPANGLDPEGIAWLRELLRDHARSGGTVLISSHLLAELAQLIDDVVIISHGTVRYAAPLDELYGSASSRLRIRGRDPQLLSRAFEQAGAQVGTDGDVLAVTGLTPEDAGEIAFEAQVPIYELATDSPNLEQIFLDLVSAAAPAAAEEEVR